The following are encoded in a window of Lacinutrix sp. WUR7 genomic DNA:
- a CDS encoding glycosyltransferase family 2 protein, giving the protein MNFQFTIIVPVYNEEDNLFRVEKELLAYTKIATKKTKILFVNDGSKDKSQELIETICNRNPEFSFISFESNRGLSAAVKAGFDYTETELVGYIDSDLQTAPEDFNLLLEHIGPYDLVTGVRSNRKDSFVKNMSSKIANGIRRSFTHDGMDDTGCPLKVIKTDYAKRIPMFRGLHRFLPAMILLQNGKVIQIPVQHFPRIAGQANFGVWNRLLGPLADCFAYLWMKKKYINYKVAKQG; this is encoded by the coding sequence ATGAATTTTCAATTTACCATCATTGTTCCTGTTTATAATGAAGAAGACAATCTATTTCGTGTAGAAAAAGAATTACTTGCTTATACCAAAATAGCAACAAAAAAAACCAAAATTCTATTTGTAAATGATGGGTCTAAAGACAAAAGTCAAGAATTAATCGAGACTATTTGTAATAGAAACCCAGAATTTTCATTTATTTCTTTCGAATCCAACAGAGGCTTAAGTGCAGCAGTTAAAGCAGGTTTTGACTATACAGAAACAGAACTAGTTGGATATATAGACAGCGATTTACAAACTGCTCCTGAAGATTTTAATTTACTTTTAGAACATATTGGGCCTTACGATTTAGTCACTGGAGTACGCTCCAACAGAAAGGATAGTTTTGTAAAAAACATGTCGTCTAAAATTGCCAATGGTATTAGAAGAAGTTTTACGCATGACGGAATGGACGATACTGGTTGTCCGTTAAAAGTGATAAAAACAGATTACGCTAAACGTATTCCTATGTTTAGAGGTTTACATCGATTTTTACCAGCAATGATTTTATTGCAAAATGGAAAAGTAATTCAAATTCCTGTGCAACACTTTCCTAGAATAGCTGGTCAAGCAAATTTTGGTGTATGGAACCGATTACTTGGTCCGCTAGCAGATTGCTTTGCCTATTTATGGATGAAGAAAAAATACATTAATTACAAAGTTGCAAAACAAGGTTAA
- a CDS encoding lipid-A-disaccharide synthase N-terminal domain-containing protein codes for MSTWIIYSIGFTAQLLFSSRLIIQWITSEKQKKVTTPTLFWTLSLFASFLLFVYGYLRDDFAIMLGQGLTYFIYIRNLQLQKQWEKFPKVMRWFLLLVPVFISIFYFNNNTIDVERLFKNEAIPFWLLALGIVSQVVFTLRFVFQWLYSEKQKESSLPLGFWLLSLIGSILILTYAIIRRDPVLFVGQLFGAVIYSRNLMLLKKSPIENT; via the coding sequence ATGAGTACTTGGATAATATATAGCATTGGATTTACAGCACAACTATTATTCTCTTCTCGACTAATAATACAATGGATTACTAGCGAAAAACAAAAAAAAGTAACGACACCTACACTATTCTGGACATTAAGCTTATTCGCTTCCTTTTTATTATTTGTATATGGTTATTTACGTGACGATTTTGCCATTATGCTAGGACAAGGACTCACCTATTTTATTTATATAAGAAATTTACAATTGCAAAAGCAATGGGAGAAATTCCCCAAAGTAATGCGTTGGTTTTTACTTTTAGTTCCTGTTTTTATTTCTATATTTTATTTTAACAACAATACTATTGACGTAGAACGTCTGTTTAAAAACGAAGCAATTCCGTTTTGGCTATTGGCTTTAGGTATTGTTTCGCAAGTAGTTTTTACGTTACGTTTTGTATTTCAATGGCTATATTCTGAGAAACAAAAAGAATCCTCTTTACCTTTAGGTTTTTGGCTACTAAGTTTAATTGGCTCTATTTTAATTTTAACCTATGCTATTATTAGAAGAGATCCAGTATTATTTGTTGGTCAGCTTTTTGGTGCCGTAATTTATAGTCGTAATTTAATGCTATTAAAAAAGAGTCCTATTGAAAACACTTGA
- a CDS encoding glycosyltransferase family 39 protein, whose protein sequence is MKTLEKFPIISICVLVAIMLLPNLEIIPVSIMEARNFITAREMHVDNNWLLTTMNGVARYQKPPLPTWLAAISSFIFGIKSVFGLRLPAVIMVMLIGTFVYKLSQVLLKNNQHSFINALITISSFYVIGIIIEAPWDIFAHGFMLVAIFHLLQLFNKKTNYWKHTLISGVFIGLSFMCKGPVSMYALLLPFLIAYGFTFKYKNFKTKAFSYVSIIILTAIIGLWWFIYVRLQDPVTFEAITKKETGNWSSYNVRPFYYYWSFFTQSGLWTIPAFISLLYPYLKNRVRNKKAYRFSFLWTILAVVLLSIIPEKKSRYLMPVLIPLSINIGFYIEYLIRRFKDLKDKKETIPVYFNFGLIGCIGIAFPVIAYVFLKDNLTGYWFWYVLASIVLVTLGVLILMHLKKKNMQQVFIYTVLFFASVLLTALPLSNVLTSSNYKPISNLNAEASAAQLKVYCFNYVSPEMIWQFGAKIPEIKNEDSTYNFPKENTFGMLANGIKPEDQEKLNTIYTIEKVATYDLNKVATDSRKYNGRLMCDYYVLTKK, encoded by the coding sequence TTGAAAACACTTGAAAAATTCCCAATAATTAGTATCTGCGTATTGGTAGCCATTATGCTTTTACCAAACCTGGAAATCATTCCTGTTTCTATCATGGAAGCACGAAATTTTATTACTGCTCGTGAAATGCATGTAGACAACAATTGGCTATTAACCACAATGAATGGTGTTGCTCGTTACCAAAAACCGCCTTTACCAACTTGGCTAGCTGCTATTTCCAGTTTTATTTTCGGTATCAAAAGCGTTTTTGGTTTGCGTTTACCAGCTGTAATTATGGTAATGCTTATTGGGACTTTTGTTTATAAATTATCACAGGTACTACTTAAAAACAACCAGCACAGTTTTATAAATGCCTTAATTACCATTAGCTCTTTTTATGTAATAGGAATTATTATAGAAGCACCTTGGGATATTTTTGCACATGGTTTTATGCTAGTTGCTATTTTTCATTTGCTGCAACTTTTTAATAAAAAAACGAACTACTGGAAACACACGCTTATTTCTGGTGTTTTTATAGGGCTTTCCTTTATGTGTAAAGGTCCTGTTTCTATGTATGCATTACTACTACCTTTTTTAATAGCTTATGGATTCACTTTTAAATATAAGAACTTTAAAACGAAAGCATTTTCGTATGTAAGTATTATTATCCTAACCGCGATCATTGGACTTTGGTGGTTTATATATGTAAGACTGCAAGATCCTGTTACTTTTGAAGCCATTACAAAAAAAGAAACTGGTAATTGGTCGAGTTATAATGTGAGACCTTTTTACTATTATTGGAGCTTTTTTACACAAAGTGGTTTATGGACCATTCCTGCATTTATAAGCTTACTTTATCCGTATTTAAAAAATAGAGTGCGTAACAAAAAAGCCTACCGATTTAGTTTTTTATGGACTATACTTGCCGTTGTTTTACTTTCTATAATTCCGGAAAAAAAATCGCGCTATCTCATGCCTGTTTTAATTCCGTTGTCCATAAACATTGGTTTTTATATCGAATATTTAATCCGAAGATTTAAAGACTTAAAAGATAAAAAAGAAACAATACCTGTCTATTTTAATTTCGGACTAATTGGTTGTATCGGAATCGCTTTTCCTGTTATAGCTTATGTATTTTTAAAGGATAACTTAACAGGTTATTGGTTTTGGTATGTATTGGCATCTATCGTTTTAGTAACGCTCGGCGTTTTGATTTTAATGCATTTAAAAAAGAAAAACATGCAACAAGTCTTTATATACACCGTATTATTCTTCGCTTCCGTTTTACTAACTGCTTTACCGCTAAGCAATGTATTAACTAGTAGCAATTACAAACCTATTTCTAATTTAAATGCCGAAGCATCAGCCGCGCAATTAAAAGTATATTGCTTTAATTATGTTTCGCCAGAAATGATTTGGCAATTCGGAGCAAAGATTCCAGAAATAAAAAATGAAGATAGCACGTATAACTTCCCAAAAGAGAATACTTTTGGTATGTTAGCAAATGGTATAAAACCGGAAGATCAGGAAAAATTAAATACCATATATACTATAGAAAAAGTAGCAACTTACGATCTAAACAAAGTGGCCACAGACTCTAGAAAATATAATGGCAGATTGATGTGCGATTATTATGTGCTGACTAAAAAATAG
- a CDS encoding phosphatase PAP2 family protein, whose product MLDQLIQYDKELFLFLNNLGTPTWDALWLLITNKLTFIPLYALLLFLIYKQFGLKTLVFSVLLIALMVTFTDQITNLFKHGFQRARPCRQEGVMEQMRFIAERCGPYGFFSGHASNTMAAAVFSGLLLRPYYKKLIFMLLLWSAIVAYSRIYVGVHYPLDILCGMTFGALSGFMFYKIMNYIIKRFVVLEHV is encoded by the coding sequence ATGCTAGACCAACTGATACAATACGATAAAGAATTATTTTTATTTTTAAATAATTTAGGAACGCCAACTTGGGATGCTTTGTGGTTATTGATAACCAATAAGCTCACGTTTATTCCTTTATATGCTTTGTTGTTGTTTTTAATCTATAAGCAATTCGGGTTAAAAACATTAGTCTTTTCTGTTTTGCTAATTGCACTTATGGTTACGTTTACCGACCAAATAACCAATCTTTTTAAACACGGTTTTCAGCGTGCTAGACCTTGCCGACAAGAAGGTGTCATGGAACAAATGCGCTTTATTGCAGAGCGTTGTGGACCTTATGGTTTCTTTTCTGGGCATGCATCAAACACCATGGCAGCAGCAGTTTTTTCAGGTTTGTTACTTAGACCTTATTATAAAAAACTCATTTTTATGTTACTTCTTTGGAGTGCAATTGTGGCATATAGCAGAATTTATGTTGGCGTGCATTATCCTTTAGATATTCTTTGCGGAATGACTTTTGGCGCACTATCTGGTTTTATGTTCTATAAAATAATGAACTATATTATTAAACGCTTTGTTGTGTTAGAGCATGTTTAA
- a CDS encoding MATE family efflux transporter — MVLQDYTKEFKYNWKLAAPVMLGMLGHTFVQFIDNIMVGQLGTAELAAVSLGNSFIFIAMSLGIGFSTAITPLVAEADAANDFKQGKSAFKHGLFLCTVLGISLFFMVFFAKPLMYLMKQPEEVVAFAIPYLDLVAFSLIPLIIFQAFKQFSDGLSMTKYPMYATILANVINVVLNYLLIFGKFGFPELGIIGAAYGTLVSRVVMVIYLWWLLRGKEKSKDYVTNIKFFVLESSMMKKIIGLGTPSAMQMFFEVAIFTAAVWLSGLLGKNPQAANQIALNLSSMTFMIAMGLSVASMVRVGNQKGLQNYVELRRIAFSLFLLGIIFATCFALLFFAFRNQLPKLYVDFDDAKNLVDNTEVVAIASKLMLAAAIFQISDSIQVVVLGALRGLQDVKIPTIITFVSYWLVGFPVSWFFGKEEAYASFGIWLGLLAGLTTASILLFIRFNYLTKKLINAER; from the coding sequence ATGGTATTACAAGATTATACAAAAGAATTTAAATATAACTGGAAACTTGCAGCTCCTGTAATGCTAGGTATGCTTGGTCATACCTTTGTTCAGTTTATAGATAATATTATGGTTGGCCAACTGGGTACTGCAGAATTAGCTGCGGTTTCTCTGGGTAATAGCTTTATTTTTATAGCTATGTCTTTAGGTATTGGTTTTAGTACTGCAATCACGCCTTTGGTAGCTGAAGCAGATGCTGCAAACGATTTTAAACAAGGGAAATCGGCTTTTAAACACGGTTTATTTTTGTGTACCGTTTTAGGTATTTCACTATTTTTTATGGTGTTTTTTGCCAAACCGCTGATGTATCTAATGAAACAACCGGAAGAGGTTGTTGCCTTTGCCATTCCTTATTTAGATTTGGTCGCTTTTTCTTTAATTCCGTTAATTATATTTCAAGCGTTTAAACAATTTAGTGATGGTTTATCTATGACTAAATACCCCATGTACGCAACCATTTTAGCGAATGTTATTAATGTGGTTTTAAACTATTTACTGATTTTTGGTAAGTTTGGATTTCCAGAACTTGGTATTATTGGCGCAGCTTATGGTACTTTAGTATCACGAGTGGTCATGGTGATCTACTTATGGTGGCTATTAAGAGGAAAAGAAAAATCGAAAGATTATGTAACCAATATTAAATTTTTCGTGTTAGAAAGTAGCATGATGAAAAAAATTATTGGTTTAGGAACACCAAGTGCTATGCAAATGTTTTTTGAGGTTGCTATTTTTACAGCAGCAGTTTGGTTGAGTGGGTTACTTGGTAAAAATCCGCAAGCAGCAAACCAAATAGCCTTAAACCTAAGCTCTATGACCTTTATGATTGCAATGGGTTTAAGTGTTGCTTCTATGGTACGCGTTGGTAACCAAAAAGGATTACAAAATTATGTGGAACTGCGAAGAATTGCCTTTTCATTATTTTTACTAGGTATTATTTTTGCAACTTGTTTTGCTTTGCTCTTTTTTGCATTTCGTAATCAATTACCTAAGTTATATGTCGATTTTGATGATGCCAAAAATTTAGTAGACAATACCGAAGTAGTTGCTATTGCGTCTAAATTAATGCTTGCAGCAGCCATTTTTCAAATCAGTGATAGTATTCAAGTTGTAGTTCTTGGTGCTTTACGTGGTTTGCAAGATGTAAAAATACCAACCATCATTACCTTTGTTTCCTATTGGCTAGTTGGTTTTCCAGTAAGCTGGTTTTTTGGTAAAGAAGAAGCTTATGCTAGTTTTGGTATTTGGTTAGGATTACTTGCAGGATTAACAACAGCATCTATATTATTGTTTATTCGTTTTAACTATTTGACTAAAAAGCTGATTAATGCTGAACGTTAA
- a CDS encoding sulfatase-like hydrolase/transferase, whose protein sequence is MFDFIQIIILLFFCSAILFLISNAKIRTVISIILSTFFSLECCSLYYGGSLIDYKFYQHSNFNDVSKSISFFWKEAIFLVLFTIIIFLLFKFIYTKFNTKIKKTYVIVIAIITFILLNISDSVFNNIYKIFKLNNVTEVTLDNALSKLNIDEKDYVYSKDIKAEKGKNIVVISLESYERGFLEDDLKKLTPNLNAFKNKYSYFNMNQGDGSEWTTGSMYTYLTGTPMFFKGQGNAIFQNAIASKITGISHVLDKAGYNQLYLIGNPEFSGVNDLLKTYGINHFEQSYYDQKYGDQSFGIHDFDLFSEAKEQVLDLNNKNAPFALYLSTISTHLPNGRYDERMEKHVSKKESDFEFMVASVDFMIQDFIKFLDTKGILENTTFYIFPDHLIMGNSINVLDKMDKENRSLFLLTNANRDNLSAIEANQPIEQIDLPRIILDGAEIKHNAKFLTDYIKGNKKAFIENNKKKILALNQASISINGFNKDFKISLEDFKDSLTVNTIKIKTNDNSLQFESDSLSINDYRYHAFVFDEHMRVIHYKRKNDKVFSNHLDGRVNILLDIKDVNHINVFLRKGGLISKAKKNYTSEIEILKEDLDNLKLLGEYDFKNETIAENKYFKLNNTEGTFYVTSASNLSSVSSVPSSIVLNGRKLKISKGLNVIQLHNPSWTITYSVDNGNINKLSKIIKKLKQEKRQFIIVADNVEDIESAELRSELKELGLNKLNYIHKGYSYISYYENGIFVEQMDDETLFSQINIKQDDKHKKEINTIKKDPSRFIAHAGGAVDGKTYTNSLEALNYNYSRGFRYFELDFIKTVDNHFVAAHDWGKWKKDNFFKPEDSISLETFMSVKNKGKYTPLSMVEINAWFKNHKDAILVTDKVNTPKEFADAFVDKNRLMMELFSKKAIIEANNNNIKCIAAPRIFKGLSINQKIQLIEDNNIKYISVSRKSIISNKTYYTTLKELGVKIYAYHISFEKWKDENYTLLNEMEFIYGIYADNWNFNE, encoded by the coding sequence TTTTATCAGCATTCTAATTTTAATGATGTTTCAAAAAGTATATCGTTTTTCTGGAAAGAAGCAATTTTCTTAGTCCTATTTACAATAATAATCTTTCTTCTTTTTAAATTTATCTATACTAAGTTTAATACTAAAATTAAAAAAACGTACGTAATTGTTATTGCTATAATAACTTTTATTCTATTAAATATTTCGGATAGCGTTTTTAATAATATTTATAAAATATTTAAACTTAATAATGTTACCGAAGTTACTCTAGATAATGCTTTAAGCAAATTAAATATAGACGAAAAAGACTATGTATATTCCAAAGATATAAAGGCTGAAAAAGGTAAAAATATTGTGGTTATTTCTTTAGAGTCATATGAAAGAGGATTTCTAGAAGACGATTTAAAAAAATTAACCCCCAACTTAAATGCTTTTAAAAACAAGTATAGCTATTTTAATATGAATCAAGGAGATGGTAGTGAGTGGACTACAGGATCCATGTATACCTATCTTACAGGAACACCTATGTTTTTTAAAGGCCAAGGAAACGCCATTTTTCAAAATGCTATTGCTTCAAAAATAACAGGAATTAGCCATGTACTTGATAAAGCTGGGTACAATCAATTGTATTTAATAGGTAATCCTGAGTTTTCAGGAGTAAACGATTTGCTTAAAACATATGGTATTAATCATTTTGAACAATCCTATTATGATCAAAAATATGGGGATCAATCTTTTGGAATTCATGATTTCGATTTATTTTCCGAAGCAAAAGAACAAGTCTTAGACCTAAACAATAAAAATGCCCCTTTTGCACTTTACCTTTCTACTATTAGTACACATTTACCAAATGGAAGGTATGATGAAAGAATGGAGAAACATGTATCAAAAAAGGAATCCGATTTTGAGTTTATGGTTGCTTCTGTAGATTTTATGATACAAGATTTTATAAAATTTTTAGATACTAAAGGGATTTTAGAAAACACTACTTTTTATATATTTCCAGATCATTTAATCATGGGAAATAGTATAAATGTTTTAGATAAAATGGATAAGGAAAATAGATCTTTATTTTTATTGACTAATGCAAATAGAGATAACCTAAGTGCTATAGAAGCTAACCAACCTATTGAGCAAATAGATCTTCCTCGAATAATTTTAGATGGAGCTGAAATTAAACACAATGCTAAATTTTTAACCGACTATATAAAAGGAAACAAAAAAGCTTTCATTGAAAATAATAAGAAGAAAATTTTAGCACTAAATCAAGCTTCAATTAGTATTAATGGATTTAATAAAGATTTTAAAATTAGTTTAGAAGATTTTAAAGATTCACTAACAGTAAATACCATAAAGATTAAAACTAACGATAATTCCCTTCAATTTGAATCGGATAGTTTGTCAATAAATGACTATAGATATCATGCTTTTGTTTTTGATGAGCACATGAGAGTTATACATTATAAAAGAAAAAATGATAAAGTTTTTAGTAATCATCTAGATGGTAGAGTTAATATTTTATTGGATATAAAAGATGTGAATCATATTAATGTGTTTTTAAGGAAGGGAGGTCTTATCAGCAAAGCAAAAAAGAATTATACAAGTGAGATAGAAATTCTAAAAGAAGACTTAGATAATTTAAAACTACTTGGTGAATATGATTTTAAAAATGAAACTATCGCTGAAAACAAATATTTTAAATTAAATAATACGGAAGGTACATTTTATGTTACAAGCGCTTCAAACTTATCGTCTGTAAGTAGTGTTCCTTCTTCCATAGTATTAAATGGTAGAAAATTAAAAATTTCTAAAGGGTTAAATGTTATTCAATTACATAATCCTAGCTGGACCATAACCTATAGCGTTGATAACGGAAATATTAATAAACTGTCAAAAATAATTAAAAAATTAAAACAAGAAAAAAGACAATTTATTATTGTTGCAGATAATGTGGAAGACATAGAATCTGCTGAATTAAGATCTGAATTAAAAGAATTAGGACTTAATAAACTAAATTATATTCATAAAGGTTATTCCTATATCTCGTACTATGAAAACGGAATATTTGTGGAGCAAATGGATGATGAAACGCTTTTTTCGCAAATAAATATTAAGCAAGATGACAAACATAAAAAGGAAATTAATACTATAAAAAAGGATCCCTCTAGATTTATTGCGCATGCAGGTGGAGCTGTAGATGGTAAAACATATACCAACTCTTTAGAGGCTTTAAACTATAACTATAGTAGAGGTTTTAGGTATTTTGAACTAGATTTTATTAAAACAGTAGATAATCATTTTGTTGCTGCCCATGATTGGGGAAAATGGAAAAAAGATAATTTCTTTAAACCAGAAGATTCTATTTCTCTAGAAACATTCATGAGTGTTAAAAATAAGGGTAAATATACCCCATTATCTATGGTCGAAATTAATGCATGGTTTAAAAACCATAAAGATGCCATTCTGGTAACAGACAAAGTGAATACTCCTAAAGAATTTGCAGACGCATTTGTGGATAAGAATAGACTAATGATGGAGTTGTTTTCTAAAAAAGCAATTATTGAAGCAAACAATAATAATATTAAGTGTATAGCAGCACCAAGAATTTTTAAAGGATTAAGCATCAATCAAAAAATACAACTTATAGAAGATAATAATATTAAATATATATCGGTATCTAGAAAATCCATAATTAGTAATAAAACGTATTACACGACACTAAAAGAATTAGGGGTAAAAATATACGCATATCATATATCCTTTGAAAAATGGAAAGATGAAAACTATACACTTTTAAACGAAATGGAATTTATCTATGGAATTTATGCAGATAATTGGAACTTTAACGAGTAA